AATCAAGTAAGCACTACACAACCACACTCACTTTTCCTGCtaaactaaacaaaaatgttatcCTTTGGTAGAAATTGCTGCTTCAAATATCCTGGTACCTACTTCAGGAGGAGGAATGCCTCAAATCATACTAATACTATACTCTCCACAAACTCATTTTGCCCCAAATTTCCTGACCCCAATTACCCTTTTGGAAAAAATCCACGGAGTACTCATTTCTTTCACCATGCCCACAAACTTGACCTCTTTTTATTCCAAATCAACACTAGTTACACTCAATTTCCCATCCCATTTGCACCCTTTAATTCTCACTATTCAACGAAGGCTCCTTCAAGATCTTACCAAAGACGAGCTCGAAAGAGGTTGTTAAAGTCCTCCAAGCCTACACTAGACCAAGCCCAATTTCAGCTGGCTCTGTCCCAACTTCCCCCGAGGTTCACTCCTGAAGAACTCTGCAATGTGATTGCTCGACAAAATGACCCTTTAGTTTGCTTAGAATTGTTTCACTGGGCGTCTCAGCAGCCCCGCTTTCGACACGATGTGTCCACGTTTCATATCACCATAAAGAAGCTTGGCGCTGCAAAGATGTACCAAGAAATGGATGATATTGTGAACCAACTGCTTGCAGTTCCTTTAATTGGTTCAGAGGCATTGTTCAACATGGTTATATATTATTTCACTCAGGCACGGAAATTGACTAGAGCTGTCAATGTGTTTAAGCACATGAAAAGtagaagaaatttgaattgcttTTTTAGGCCTTCTATCAGGacatataatattctttttgcCGCATTTTTGGGTAGAGGGAGCAACTCTTATATAAACCATGTGTATATGGAAACAATTAGGTGTTTGTTCAGGCAAATGGTCAAGGATGGCATTAAGCCTGATATTTTTTCATTGAATTCTATGATCAAAGGATATGTGCTATCTCTTCATGTTAATGATGCGTTGAGGATATTTCATCAGATGGGTGTGATCTATGATTGCCCGCCCAACGCACTAACATACGATTGCTTGATTCACGGTTTGTGTGCCCAAGGCAGAACAAATAATGCTAAAGAATTGTATTCTGAAATGAAGACGAAAGGTTTTGTTCCTAGTAGTAAATCTTATAATTCGCTTGTCAATTCTTTGGCACTTGGTGGAGAGATTGAGGAGGCAGTAAATTATCTGTGGGAGATGACTGATAAGCAAAGGTCAGCTGATTTTATTACATATAAGACTGTACTGGATGAGATATGTAGACGAGGAACAGTTCAGGAGGGCACGAGGTTTTTGCAGGAGTTGCAAGAAAAGGACCTTGTAGACGGGCATGCTTATAGGAAGCTTCTATATGTGCTTGAAGATGACTATGGGAATTCAGTGAGCAGAATTGATTCAGGTACTGTAATCTTCCATTCTTTTACTATAGTTGGCTTTTTCTTTAGTTTGAAAGCCAGGAgttatatttacaattttgcaTGCTATGTGCCAAGTTCATATTGTCTTTTTGATATCACATGTATAGTAAGGCACATCCTAATTTGTGTGGCTAACAGTGGGTTTATAACTTCTTGGGCTGTTTGACTAGCTTCCTTCCTATCATCCCTCTTCCCGTCTGCAAACACCTTGCCCTCTTCTTGGGCTGTTGGATGATGGGCTAGTCAGGCTGCCCAATAAGCTGAACATGCTGAGGCTAATGTTGACAATCAAGTCCTGGATCAGATCAAATGCCTCAGAATGGAGTCAAATGAAATAGGTTCAAACCTTAATGGATGAAGGATTATGAATATGAAGTACTTTAGCCTGTTTTAGTGGTGAATTTGGAATAAAAGATATGGTCTGCGAGGAGTTGTTGGAGTGAGTCCTGAAAGGAGTTTGTTAGGGTGGTTATTTTGTATTGTTGTATTGTGTTGTTTGCTTGCCTGTAGGTTGTATTTTTCATTAGAGGGGTTATTCTTATGTAGGTGATGCAATATATGGAGAAGCTAGTGaatgaaaatattcattttctcCCATTATTGTTTCACTTTTGTTGTGAGGAGTCTCCTCCCCTCAGAGAGTTAGTTCCCTTTTTTTCCTATCAGATGCCGCCTTCTTGGTCAGCACAGAAAATTGACCTTACACGTGCTTTTCATGGAAGCAGTATTGTTGAAGAACACAAAGGTTGTATAGGATGGTTCATGCCTTATATTCTGTGCTACACCAATATGCACACCCACACACCCACACAATGAAGGACAATGCCTGAAATGTACAGCTTGTAAAAGTTCATTTACTGATTTAGTTGTTTTCATTATGCTTAGAGCAAATGCAGTTTTGAGAAAACTTTCTTAGCATTTGGCCTTGTTGAACATTTACACCTTGCTTTGACTCTCATCCTATCAGCAAAGATGTTGAGCTAATCCAAAGCATTAACTCGGGAGAGTGTAATATTTTCCTCAGTCATTTCTGCTAGTAGTTGTTTTGTTATGGATGAACTGTTAGTTAGTGAATCTGTCAGCTTCTCTAATTCTGTTATAGTAGTAATTCTCTCGAGTTAGGGGctcaaatgtaaaaaaatatgagcATCTCAACTTCTATTGTATCTGATTTTTCAATTCAGAAATACATTTTCTCAGTTTTGCTTACAAAATATCTCTATTTTCTCTGAACTCAAGATCTGTAGTATAGCTCAAATCTATTCCTCACACCACCCTTGCCAAGAAAATATGCATTCCTTTTACTTTAACTCAACGTTTATGGAAAAATGAGGTTCCCAATGCCTTGCCAAATGACTATTACGTAGATGATCACATTCTAGAGTGTGGAAAATTAACATCACAACTGTATCATGAATACagcttaattaaatattcagtttatgtttttttattgagtgGGATTTTTATTCACAGCTTATATGTGAACTTTACTGAAATcagttaaaaacaaattatttttgtaagttttctagtgaagtttattaaaataaacaaaaaagagtttatAAAAAGAAGTACTTGTTTCTAGCAATCGGAGGACCACTTTAGAGTTAGATGATTAGATCACTCGAGTTCAATCATGGCCCTAAGATAGGCCAGGGTTGCCAAAAGCGTTGCTCTCATCATTTATTGGTATTCCTCACTGAAATAACTGAAAACCAACTTAGACAAATGCTATTGTGTGATATG
Above is a window of Glycine soja cultivar W05 chromosome 12, ASM419377v2, whole genome shotgun sequence DNA encoding:
- the LOC114379206 gene encoding pentatricopeptide repeat-containing protein At2g27800, mitochondrial-like isoform X2, with translation MLSFGRNCCFKYPGTYFRRRNASNHTNTILSTNSFCPKFPDPNYPFGKNPRSTHFFHHAHKLDLFLFQINTSYTQFPIPFAPFNSHYSTKAPSRSYQRRARKRLLKSSKPTLDQAQFQLALSQLPPRFTPEELCNVIARQNDPLVCLELFHWASQQPRFRHDVSTFHITIKKLGAAKMYQEMDDIVNQLLAVPLIGSEALFNMVIYYFTQARKLTRAVNVFKHMKSRRNLNCFFRPSIRTYNILFAAFLGRGSNSYINHVYMETIRCLFRQMVKDGIKPDIFSLNSMIKGYVLSLHVNDALRIFHQMGVIYDCPPNALTYDCLIHGLCAQGRTNNAKELYSEMKTKGFVPSSKSYNSLVNSLALGGEIEEAVNYLWEMTDKQRSADFITYKTVLDEICRRGTVQEGTRFLQELQEKDLVDGHAYRKLLYVLEDDYGNSVSRIDSDAAFLVSTEN
- the LOC114379206 gene encoding pentatricopeptide repeat-containing protein At2g27800, mitochondrial-like isoform X1, which gives rise to MLSFGRNCCFKYPGTYFRRRNASNHTNTILSTNSFCPKFPDPNYPFGKNPRSTHFFHHAHKLDLFLFQINTSYTQFPIPFAPFNSHYSTKAPSRSYQRRARKRLLKSSKPTLDQAQFQLALSQLPPRFTPEELCNVIARQNDPLVCLELFHWASQQPRFRHDVSTFHITIKKLGAAKMYQEMDDIVNQLLAVPLIGSEALFNMVIYYFTQARKLTRAVNVFKHMKSRRNLNCFFRPSIRTYNILFAAFLGRGSNSYINHVYMETIRCLFRQMVKDGIKPDIFSLNSMIKGYVLSLHVNDALRIFHQMGVIYDCPPNALTYDCLIHGLCAQGRTNNAKELYSEMKTKGFVPSSKSYNSLVNSLALGGEIEEAVNYLWEMTDKQRSADFITYKTVLDEICRRGTVQEGTRFLQELQEKDLVDGHAYRKLLYVLEDDYGNSVSRIDSASFLSSLFPSANTLPSSWAVG
- the LOC114379206 gene encoding pentatricopeptide repeat-containing protein At2g27800, mitochondrial-like isoform X3, which produces MLSFGRNCCFKYPGTYFRRRNASNHTNTILSTNSFCPKFPDPNYPFGKNPRSTHFFHHAHKLDLFLFQINTSYTQFPIPFAPFNSHYSTKAPSRSYQRRARKRLLKSSKPTLDQAQFQLALSQLPPRFTPEELCNVIARQNDPLVCLELFHWASQQPRFRHDVSTFHITIKKLGAAKMYQEMDDIVNQLLAVPLIGSEALFNMVIYYFTQARKLTRAVNVFKHMKSRRNLNCFFRPSIRTYNILFAAFLGRGSNSYINHVYMETIRCLFRQMVKDGIKPDIFSLNSMIKGYVLSLHVNDALRIFHQMGVIYDCPPNALTYDCLIHGLCAQGRTNNAKELYSEMKTKGFVPSSKSYNSLVNSLALGGEIEEAVNYLWEMTDKQRSADFITYKTVLDEICRRGTVQEGTRFLQELQEKDLVDGHAYRKLLYVLEDDYGNSVSRIDSVGL